The segment TGGCAGCAATCTCATCCGGGGCTTGGGGCAATGAACCATCGTCTTCTGCTTTGCCCTTGTCTGCGTAGCGTATCACTTCTGAAAAGGTGACGATGTGGTTGACGCCATGTTCGTAAATCATGGTGGGCGGCAGGCCATCCTGAGACTTTTCAACATAGCTGTCAACCTACAGGgtagatagaaaaagaaaatgtctgTTGATTGCTTCATATGAATTTGGTTAATGATCTGCAAACATCAACCCCTTCTACAAACAGCAACCTCTTCTAAAAACAGCAACCTCTTCTACAAACAGCAACCTCTTCTACAAACAGCAACCACTTCTACAAACAGCAACCTCTTCTACAAACAGCAACCTCTTCTACAAACAGCAACCTCTTCTAAAAACAACAATCTAATCTACACAACGAAACGGTGCATTCTAACAGTCAGTGATCCTGTGGACGGATGCGGCTATATTTGTTGCGGTACCAAATTGAGCAGAAAATTTGTTTCTAGAAGGAAAtgcagaagaataaaaagtaaagtagatatAACACATataacactaaaccataacttagaaatataaaaacaaaaaccttatgaaatactcagaaagacacaaagatatagaCACTTTATCATtacatacgctagaacaaattcgtgcaagtgctccttcttcactagtgcAATAAGagaatggaacgggttgcctgaatcagccaggaaaaccaaaaaacttagaagagtttaagtcattgattaacatgcatgactagattgacacatgaaatgcaacatctgtaatatatatattatgttttcGTTAGTCAAGATGAtccttttaaaatttttaaatgatGGCACCCCTGTAAGAAACcgagtatatattattattgagCCTTGCATTTTAAGGAATTTAAGCTTGTTTGCATTGTCATAATATCTAAACATAACTTGACATACTTCAAGCTTTATATATGGCTGCAACAGAACAAATACTAAATCTCAGGATACTCaaaagcgcaagttagtaattcttgtCCCTTCAATGCTTACACTACCTGcatagccctcgagagcatTGCAAGCAAGCATTGAAGGGACTGCAAGCATTGAAGGGacaagaattactaacttgcgctttgcGACGTCATTGTAAAAGATTATATTCAAGTCAAAAGACAAAAAGAGGGGAGAGACTGTTAAcaaatcttgtatggtgcctaaacggtccaacagactagacgggataggtgaaggtaatAGTCtgcatacattttaaattatacgagaaataaaaaaaaaacattttataaaaacatagtagaaaaagaaaacaagaccAAAAGCCAAAGACTCCTGGAATAGAAACAGTAATTAATAAGCACATAAAAAATGTAGTTTCCTTTCAAGTAATAttctgtaaagaaaaaaaaaatcataattctGAATTATGGGACTTTTCGTACACTTAAaaactttaaagtaaagtaaattaaaGCTCCTCTTagataatatttttacattctccttaaatacaataaatagtaaatagtaAATGGAAACTCAAACGAATTGGTGAACCTTGACATTGGTCCatgaaataaaacatgtttaagattattattattattatttttaattgatgcTCTCTAAGTTACAATGCTCCAACAGTGTGTGGCTCCCACGAAGGCAGTTTGAAACATTTCgtttttttaagaaaagccCTTatagaagacaggcgcagaagacaaACAACTTAATTACACCCCACCCGACAACAGCTATGACTGCATCAGGGTCTGTAACACTTTCTCTTTCTAGTTCTGCCTCTCCCATGtaaatcagtggttctcaaactggggTCTGCTGACTAAGCACTATTCAAAGATGACTTAAACTAAAGATTTGAAAGATTCTTCACTTTGATACTCCCGACTCGGTATTGAACCCTTTTACGTGAGAACAAACTCAGATACCAATCACAGATTCTTCTTCCTTTTcgttcttatatatatatatgttgtaagGTTCAGACTGGAGTCCTACATATACTttcttataaaaagaaaaaaaaagggggggggttgttgttacctatataatatgcatttatttagttttttcaaTTAGGAGTTCTTGGAAAGTTTAAACTACATAAAGTGGTTCCCAAGTTTAAAAGGTTTGAGAACCATCGATGTAAATAATTTGATTATCTGTTTTCCCTTTCACGCTACGCTTTCAAAGATAAATGTCAAGGTTAAAGTGTACCTCTATCTGTGCCGACTGCTTCCCCGTTAAACCAGACAACCATTTCTGGGCAGACTTGACCCAATAAGATTTTAAGTTATTGATGGTGGCCTCACGAAGTAACTCTATTGGCTGTGAAAAGATAGGTAAACACAAAGAAATGTTATCATGAAGAAAGAGTAAAGCTTTGTACAAAGTGAGAAAACGCTATCGATCTGACACAACACGTCAGTGAGTCCTACTACTGAAAGTACACTCAAACATACaaattgagtaaaaaaaaatcgcttcATTCATCTTTAGTTTCTAAAGGCCTTCAAATCTGCAAACAACATCAAATGGGGCGAACAAAACTGTGGACCCCGAAACCCTCctgtagaagaaaaactatacggagaactgtctgatctggaaaccacagcgcggttcatctcagttATAGGATTATTGATCTGAACTCTCGAACATGTAAAGTGAGAACGAGGAAGAGGAAGTAAGATCTCATACATatagtaaagtaagtaaagtaagtaatgaaattcaaataattaaagtaattgaagtaagtaaagtaaagtaaagtaaagtaagtaatgaaattcaaataattaaagtaattgaagtaagtaaagtaaagtaaagtaaagtaaagtaaagtaaatttagtaaagtaaagtaaagtaaattaaagtaaagtaaagtaaagtaaagtaaagtaaagtaaagtaaagtaaagtaaagtaaagtaaagtaaagtaaattaaattaaagtaaagtaaagtaaagtaaaaaaagtaagtaaagtaaagtatagtaaagtaaaagtaaagtaaagtaaagtaaagtaaagttcccactTCAGACCATACAGCAGATGatgctaaggtcatctgtttttttagCCTAttgttaacgagcagggtggcCAGCaaaaagaccaaccgccttttctttccctaaataaagtcaggtaccaattagagttgggtggactcaggggcaccctaaatctcccgaaattaaaatcccagtcttcaccaagattcgaactcaggaccccaggtatggaagccaagcacttaaccactcatccaccacgCCCTCTCTCACACATTTAGTAGTGATACTCTTTAATTAGAGCTCCCCGTGTCGACTTCCATGAGGAAATACAAAAAGTTTTTagtatttagtttttattttataagatataaaaatgtatttaaaacattgaaaaaaggttaaaaaaaaacataacatcaGCAAGCCCCAAATAAACGACCTGTGCACATAAAAACATGTTCTAACGATGTATAATTAAATCCAAGAGACACGTCTTCATTTGAACACAAGCTATGTCTTTTAgtattacaaagctaatatcaacttaATCTGTCTgctggtctgtctgtctggtacaaattttgaaaacgttatttctcccacacccattctctgatcaagttgaaactttacactttACAcgatgaatcaattttaaaatttaattaattagtcaaATGTATAGTATGATActgaaaaaaggaaaataaattctacaatattgagagatatagctgTAAATATGGGGATTCTTTCCcattgataagctttgttgtttctgaaaaaaaaaagtattttttaaaggtGATACCACCACCTGAAAAGAAAATATGACCCTCTACATAAAAAGGCTTCAAGATGTTACACTTTTATAAAATTGCATGCTTGTAAAGTGCTTGTAAAGTGCGAAATAAAGACTAAATATTTACAGCTGTCATATTTTGAGCGGCTTCAAAGGCTTTCTTGAATTCAGTTGCAGCAGTCTTCACAAAAACTTCCGGTTCCTGCAGCACGTGTGCTAAGAACAACGCCGTGAAATTGGCTGCCGTTTCCATGGCGACCCTCTTCGGCACTTCCGCCTCGATGTCCTGCTGGTAGAGAGAAAATGGAAGACTTCCGGTGATGAACACGTCGTGGTTGCTACCTTCGAGAATGATCAACGGGCTCTGTATGGCGAGCTCTGGGTCAAACTTGACTGATCGCGTCATGGCGCTGGGGAAAACATGAGATATGAGatgaaaaaatgtgtacaaataatgACCAGACCTAATAGGATTAGACAAGTAAATTATAAACAAAGCTTGTATTGCAGAGAGGatgaggaagacagagagaaagaaaaaaaatcaagttaagaaaagaaagatgtGTTAAGAAGTATTCCAAAGTGTATGAAAAACAGACAAGTCACATGGCGGAAGGTAGAGCTGTTTTGTCCTTACGTAAGTCAGCGTCAatcaaaattaaatgaaattctagcttttatatagctttACTTTTCCTGCTTATAGAGCGCTATCtcgtttgtggaccagtgttGGGAGGAGGCATTTGATAGGTTTTCCGTGCTttctttaggcactcagtaaacctCGAGCcaccttcataggtagccaagccacgCCAAGtacaagcgtacttagcctctcgaccacgcttcccacatggCGCTGGGGATGACATGGGGTATGTGAATGCAGAATGTAACATTTTTGTCGTGGTGAGGTAGTTTTTTATCACCTAACCAAAAAACACAACAATCTCTTGGATAAATGTATACAGCTGATGATGACAAATTCTGTAATTGGAGCCGATTTAATAACAATTCATTGTCGATAAAACGGTTTATACtcacaagaaaatatttaaaaaattaaaaaacaaaacttgtatcaattagtttggaccagtcaAGGAAGTAAATTTGTTATACATCTAGCAAACAAGacaaaagcatttataaaaataaaaaaaatgtaaggcCTGAATTCTAACTCATAGTTCTCAGGCTTCTCAGGCGAACATGATACAATtaccatttctttcccttgttccaaACAACATATTACCAATGGTTAATTAATTGgtcagatttattttttattcttgtgttgtcatagtaaaagaaataattgtgctaaatttcagcttgaaccgacagaaataacatgtaaaaacgttttaccagacagacagacagacagaatgaaatgatatatgctttgtaaagATGGTTCATCCGACAACTGGCTGCCCAGACAAGTAGTCCACCGATAAAAGATTGACAAGCAACTGGTCCTAAAACTACTGGCTTACTAACAACTTGTTTAACAGTTGgctcacacaaaaaaatggtTCTCATAACTCGCAGACTTTGGGTACACCGAGATTTGGTTCACTGGACGCTGACTTTGGGTACACCGAGAATGGCTTCACTGGACGCTGACTTTGGGTACACCGAGAATGGGTTCACTGGACGCTGACTTTGGGTACACCGAGAATGGGTTCACTGGACGCTGACTTTGGGTACACCGAGAATGGGTTCACTGGACGCTGACTTTGGGTACACCGAGAATGGGTTCACTGGACGCTGACTTTGGGTACACTGAGAACGGGTTCACTGGACGCTGACTATGGGTACACCGAGAATGGGTTCACTGGACGCTGACTTTGGGTACACCGAGAATGGGTTCACTGGACGCTGACTTTGGGTACACTGAGAATGGGTTCACTGGACCCTGACTTTGGGTACACCGAGAATGGGTTCACTGGACGCTGACTTTGGGTACACCGAGAATGGGTTCACTGGAAAGGAACGTGTTCAAGAAGATGGGGACCTTTTTTAGATCAGATCAACCACTTACTGTAATGTTTCTGAGACTCGTGTGATTCTGGTGACACCATCAAtctccccaactattgtcagcaCAGGAAGCGGAAATGCTATGACGTTGACTCTCTTGGGTAAAACTGCCCCAAGCAAAATGAGCCCCCTTAAAGTATCTGGCACCGCCCTTGCGTAGTCTGCTGCTAGGTGACCTGTGTAGAATAAAAGTTAACACGtgactaatatatatatatatatatatatatatatatatatatatatatatatatgtaggccCATATGTTCGTTATAGAAATCAACATGATGGTATGATGGGACTGAGAGGcttaaagagcttggcttcctaTGAAAGAGTCTTCAGTTCGGCAGCCCACTCGAGCTAAGTTGtggtttactgagcgcctatagGCAAGCACAGAAACATTCTCCGAGAGTACATTCTCCCttcccttgtgggttccagtctaaAGAGCCTGTCTCGCAATGTCTTATTCTGTTCTTCGCAATGATTATGGCTTTGGGTTTTATCATATCCGTAAATATTCTCAGCAATTGTCAAGTTCCCTCAAGAGATCTAAAACTGTTGATTTGAAATGCTTTTTGCTTTTCTATAGGgcaacttttatgcttatagcattctcagagcgctatggttcaatctcttttgcGGACCAGTGGGGTAAAGTCAagaagaccaaagcaaacatgaagatcagtagaccaagagGCAAATATGGCAGGATGGACTTGGACCCAACTGATGGGAATCCCCCTGAGTCTGATGGCGTAGTACTGTTGCGCCATTGAAGGTCAAATGATTAAAAGTCAAATAGGTCAAGTCACGCCACtaccagtttaaaaaaaaaaagctttaactTCAGAGATTTTGACTTTGTTCTTAacatgaaataaacaaacaaggaCAAGCAAGACCTTTTAACTTTGAGAGTTTcattatgaaaagaaaaaaaagcaaaacattaTTTGTAGTCAAGTATTTAATTACAATTTCCGAGAGTAGCAACAATAAAACACGTCGACAATGacagaaataaagattaaaaaaaaaacaaagcaaattacatTGAAAGTCACAGTATTGAAGGGTAGAAATAGTTTACCGGCTACTAAAAAAATAAGGTTGCAAaggcagtttgtgtggaaacacaaactcaaaatcggcctccaaagtggtccacccaggttccAACATTGTCaggaagaatatcagaatgaaattatattaaaGTCAAATGacacagaagaatggagaaaaagggttaacagatcatgtgtggtgccccaatggtccagcagaccaagggataggtgaaagtgaatgtgaagttacaagtgaacctggcctaactgatgtcttgtaatgagtatctaattcaTCAAATTTTTTGTAAGCGgtcaatctttaaaaaatatataattttcatttaataaagtgTTGTAGACTATACATTTTACACTGCAGTTCAAGCGATAATATggaaaactacttattaaatgTTATCTTACATTATATTTCACTAATATGCATTTGAAATAGAtttcttctattaaaaaaatggaaaaataactgttggtaaatgtagtagtaTGACAGAACCTActtaatttgcataaatgtgttgatgTAACCTTTCcattactaaatagcctcccgtgtttgttactattaatagtgaatagttgtaaaaatggtgttttttaatgaaaaaaaactgcttgcatagttgattttaaaaattaaatttttcactttcagaaaagaaaaaagtagccgttgcatgcTGTCAGAtgttcactatcttttctagtttacgagatctaaacgggacggatggacggacaaATAGACAGAAcacacaaacctaatagcgtctatttccctttcggggTCCGCTTAAAAACAGTTGACCCaaagcgagaccaatcgtcatagaagacCTAGACACTGACCGGCAAGGTCGCAACCTGTGATCAGTGTAGAATAATATCTCGTTGTCATATACCGgtatattaaatttctttttcgtTCTATATATAATACAGTGTGGTGGGTGttgtattgaaaatatttcattatgcTTACAGATTATTATCTTAAGATCTTCTTCTGAAGTGTTGGGCGCGCCTTTAAGCCAGTGCTAACGTAATAACAGCGCATTCTTTATCATTCGGTTATTGGGGACATAGATGTTTTTGTACTTACAAAGAGATGTCTGTGGCCCCGGGATAAGACCAGACTTCCATATATACAAAGGCTAATGTTTTTATAATGCAACCATCCTGTCCCAACAAACACTACTGGGCCAGCCTATTGTTGTGCCAGGTAGAACTCAGAGATGAAGAGAGCCGTCAGCGAAGGCGtgtcaaaagtaaaatattggTATTGACGTCATTCTCTTTTCGCATGTGGTGTCAGGAGACAAAACAAGGCAAAGTGTATAACTCGAACTAGGACATgcgcgttaaaaaaaaacttcgctAATTTACTTTTCTCATTATACCCAATCTACTTGTACGTTTGAATAGCGGCTCATAGCGTGTATATCTTAGCATTGACATGAGCGTGGCGTATTAATTGTCAATTGTTTAAAGTCATTTGGATATCttagttttgtctgtcagtctcaTTGACGTATCTATATATACAACGTTGTGGATGATTCTACACTTATAAAGTTCTACGCTACTTGTTTCAATTATCATTCTGGTGTTCTGTGTTCTATGTGTACGTGAGTTCTATACACAAACACAACGACCACCAAGAAGAGTTCAATCGCAACAGGGCTAAAGCCACAAAAGATCAATACACAGTTCCAGCGCCAACAGTCGGGCCTCCAGAATCGCTCTAGACAACGACCAGTTGAAGCAGACGCCAGCACACTGCTCGCGTCTTGTGACtatgaccaaagatgaaatgaccctGAACCAAACACTACTACACCTACCCTCGTCGCCACTGcagttatagtttaattttacataaattagttttgCTCTATTAATTGATATCGTTCCCCAACTGTCTTCTGTTTTTGTATGTTGCATTTTCGTATGTCGGCATTAGAAGACATTCTCTTCTACTAATAATTGAACtggataataataatgataataaaataaataataataaataatcataataaacTAAATCCTGGTATTTGTCTGTTTAGCCGTCGCGTGACATTGTCACGTGATTTAGTACTCACCAAGCTGACCATGAGTTGCCAGAAATACAGCCGATCCGGAGTGCATGCCGGATTCATGGAGAGTTTTGGTGCATTCAGCTATTAGTATGGGCAGGTTGTCTAATGTCACCGTGTTCTCGCTGGATATGTCCACTAGACTGACGTACAGGCGAAGCGGAAATAGAAGCTGAATAGCTCGGCCTGGAATACAAGGTAGACATTCAGCAATGGAATTGAATACCATATAAAATTAACTTATTTCAATttaggttttgaaataaaatcagCGCATTTGTAaagagtaattaaaaaaaaaagagtctttcttttttaaggaaacctcagaatttgcactattcaattttagctttgtcatcataggaatccttgggcctcttttctttgcctctttttggggcccTTCAGCATCCTTTGtgggctttttattttttatttacttttatttataatttctcAGATTTCAGAAATACAAAATCATATAGaattaaatattttcaagaTATATAATGTCCACCTGAAAAGTTCCTGTGTAGAAGATTTAAtattacttttgtttgtttttaaattggtaATAACGTTGTGTTTAATTGATTATTTTCAGGTATTTAACAACAGCAATTTAAAAGACCCGTTTTTCGTCCCCACGTCGCCTCGCTCTCATGAGCTCTCTTCACATTTTAGAACTACTGTTGCACGTCACTAAGAAGATCTCCTAAACATGTATCATTTTGTATGGTAAAAGGGAAAGACTAGTTGACCCAATGTTTATGTACTGGCAAAGTTCCAATTCTAGacattctatagatctagattgtttgTACTTAACGTGTCAAGTCAAAATATAATGCTGAATATTTAATGACAGTCTTTATGATTGtttgtaatatatttatttgtttaactttattatattaaaattatttttgtcttctaaaaaattaattccatgTATGGTTTTGTTCACCcgtgtttaattaaaaaaatagtttatatatatagctatttacacaaaaatattaattgtaacAAGGAAAAGACACGAAATCAATCGGTGTGTCTTGATAATAAAACCACACCTACCCAATCATGTGTCCTTCTTTGCTATTAATGAAGGCGTTAATACAATTGAAATCTTTTATCTAGATGGtccatgttttaaataaatcttaatAAGTTACCGGTAATTCAAAGAAAAGCCTATGCTGACAGGTGCAACAGGAAAATCTGCCCCATCCGATAGCTCTAAATCAGATACATTGTTGTCAAAGTCTTGTTTATACCCTGAAGATTCTAAAGTAACGTCtcaaatttataagataagataaaagtgAGCTTGTGTTTCTTTTGCCACAACCTTATTGTGCAGATTACATTTGTGTTACCTACGCTGTTTAAAATAGTAGATGAAAAATTACAAATTGTAATCAAGATTGGACTAGTCCATGCCCTGTGGGCCAGCGGGCCAACTTTGGGCACGTAATACACTAATTACAATATTCCACTTAAATTGGGGCCCACAGAACGTCGCGACTGACTCTCgcattacctttttttaaaacatctttaacAGACTTGACAGCGTAGAGCCCAGCACATTTTCAGTAATAATGAAGTCGTTTTAATGACCTtaatccagtgatgcccaaactacggcccgcgggccgcgCGCTTTTATCCAGCCCGCCAAaacattggaacaaaatgtaaaaaaaaatgttaacaaattagaatgttgaaaaaatattctcaatCTTTCCTTGAAGAATTccatctttatgtttggtattctaatatttatagttaatacatttttttattctaagaACACAAGTGTTTGGTTTTTTTCAATGACGATAAGACTTGacagctatttttaattttcggaAAATTCCGCttctgtcttgagctagccgtgtcaTTGAAACCTTGTGAGTGAAACAGAGAGCATTATTGAGGCACCATTTTGGGTCGTCTTCTTGTGATATCAAAGTGATTGTTTAATGTTTGtgatttaatgaaatgggagagcctaagaaacgaaaagtggactctgaatgtagaaactttatgaaaagtggacagatctttacttttttgtggaatatGATAGTATGAGAACATGTTTGATTtgcaaagaaagtgtggctgtttttaaag is part of the Biomphalaria glabrata chromosome 10, xgBioGlab47.1, whole genome shotgun sequence genome and harbors:
- the LOC106077795 gene encoding uncharacterized protein LOC106077795; this encodes MVTRSLFLAVAVVVLALRTHGYHETLDPLPGKARSLNGHDVAIVLIPEPEVSLVDYKDFGRAIQLLFPLRLYVSLVDISSENTVTLDNLPILIAECTKTLHESGMHSGSAVFLATHGQLGHLAADYARAVPDTLRGLILLGAVLPKRVNVIAFPLPVLTIVGEIDGVTRITRVSETLHAMTRSVKFDPELAIQSPLIILEGSNHDVFITGSLPFSLYQQDIEAEVPKRVAMETAANFTALFLAHVLQEPEVFVKTAATEFKKAFEAAQNMTAPIELLREATINNLKSYWVKSAQKWLSGLTGKQSAQIEVDSYVEKSQDGLPPTMIYEHGVNHIVTFSEVIRYADKGKAEDDGSLPQAPDEIAAKMLGPERIQAALKNATRTYNYTCRDLNYASFMTAYHTATERARIRFDGYHRGVIFQPDIVTNSEALWESTHLKFTVHASKLYVTSIAYKTPMDDDLGVESGLFFCKLLPPDRAMEWIYVDSILRDMSF